From one Planctomycetota bacterium genomic stretch:
- a CDS encoding cyclic nucleotide-binding domain-containing protein, protein MVTKEFLTSVDLFAGLAAPDAEALAAFGREEVFRKGQTIFRERDPGDRVYVVLSGVVEVTRSAPGVDRPTPVARLERGEAFGETSALDGAPRAATAAAAVVPETRVLSWDAGELRRFLAQRPGASAAFLQAMALRLHARLRQASEALQALLRTL, encoded by the coding sequence GTGGTCACGAAGGAATTTCTCACGTCGGTGGATCTCTTCGCGGGGCTCGCGGCGCCGGACGCGGAGGCGCTGGCGGCGTTCGGGCGGGAAGAGGTCTTCCGCAAGGGTCAGACGATCTTCCGCGAGCGCGATCCGGGGGATCGCGTCTACGTGGTCCTTTCCGGCGTGGTCGAGGTGACGCGCTCGGCGCCGGGAGTGGACCGTCCGACGCCCGTGGCGCGGCTGGAGCGCGGGGAGGCGTTCGGGGAGACGTCGGCGCTTGACGGGGCGCCGCGCGCGGCGACGGCGGCGGCGGCGGTGGTGCCGGAAACGCGCGTTCTTTCGTGGGACGCGGGCGAGCTCCGCCGTTTCCTGGCGCAGCGCCCCGGCGCGTCGGCCGCCTTCCTCCAGGCGATGGCGCTCCGGCTTCACGCGCGGCTGCGCCAGGCGTCGGAAGCCCTCCAGGCGCTGCTGCGCACGCTGTGA
- a CDS encoding HEAT repeat domain-containing protein — MLTRLLWVSLAAALALPTAAQDESFGDKIRQLLDEGTRLYKQGKFDEAASKFEEAFQLKPSSDQVYAHLKRAGEDLVAGMMNHDDRKIQEIGRRLFELAKPGEPLRRGKDVVLKYVADLREESFAVWRTAFWHLKNVGPWAVRFLVPHLGDKQNDKFRSRVILLLTEMGVDASLAVVEALDSKDPFLRQNAAIVLGNVKDERAIPALKRVVEDPNESPEVKKFASEALHKIIRAKDFSQWKKATDYYYELAMKYYYSDSSAILSWQRAYLVWKWDAENDRLTERPVARMAYNEQLAEEALYDLLELDPNYVSRPKGRSAWSLLACVHFAQALEARAAVEAAVEALKVGEIDKAELVRFIRDTEGMNDAAIKPLADEIEAAASAPDVQSVVAKYFDRKAKVIRANVLGQLPGKRHLYEALARCLEDGNALVAKACIEAIQEMGRPEDLPAPPPPPDAPRETAQEAGTPKEGADGTLGYPLIEALTHEDKRVRYAAAQAMVALNPQRRKLGMELVIPNLVDAIGEQGVRVALVIYDVQTEEDRNFLLGFRKTLSSLGIFPVVVSSGEEGVLKAKQFPTEDVIFIQRKICGQVYFRETATKKGIVETVFDTLRDDVRTRHIPRVVIGDTAAEVEQSRREFLEKGTAFAVIGRDAHKLDLQALLEKAFDLPEAKKDSKDRADEIARAAAETFARIDPAHTLYPFRDAVEALIRTVSPEILREDFIRIPAARALGRFGDQRAVDVLAKVLADKDADAERAARQKGVRLACAKALSEIFRQTGVSPSKEVFDVLMQNLKDGDYEIERTCGEALGNATLTAEQRRELSKFRRLQRDAYTADDP, encoded by the coding sequence ATGCTGACGCGCCTGCTGTGGGTGTCTCTGGCGGCCGCCCTGGCCCTCCCGACGGCGGCCCAGGACGAGTCCTTCGGCGACAAGATCCGGCAGCTTCTCGACGAGGGAACCCGCCTCTACAAGCAGGGCAAGTTCGACGAAGCCGCCTCCAAGTTCGAGGAGGCCTTCCAGCTCAAGCCCTCCAGCGACCAGGTCTACGCCCACCTCAAGCGCGCCGGCGAGGACCTCGTGGCGGGCATGATGAACCATGACGACCGCAAGATCCAGGAGATCGGCCGCCGCCTTTTCGAACTGGCCAAGCCCGGCGAGCCGCTGCGCCGGGGCAAGGACGTCGTCCTCAAGTACGTCGCGGACCTTCGCGAAGAGAGCTTCGCCGTCTGGCGCACCGCCTTCTGGCACCTGAAGAACGTCGGCCCCTGGGCCGTGCGCTTCCTCGTGCCGCATCTGGGAGACAAGCAGAACGACAAGTTCCGCTCCCGCGTGATTCTGCTTCTGACCGAAATGGGCGTGGACGCGTCGCTCGCCGTCGTCGAAGCCCTCGATTCCAAGGATCCCTTCCTCCGGCAGAACGCCGCGATCGTCCTGGGCAACGTGAAGGACGAGCGCGCCATTCCGGCCCTCAAGCGCGTCGTCGAAGACCCCAACGAGTCCCCCGAGGTCAAGAAGTTCGCCTCGGAGGCGCTCCACAAGATCATCCGCGCCAAGGACTTCTCCCAGTGGAAGAAGGCCACGGACTACTACTACGAGCTGGCGATGAAGTATTACTACAGCGACAGCTCGGCGATCCTGTCCTGGCAGCGCGCCTACCTCGTCTGGAAGTGGGACGCCGAAAACGACCGGCTCACCGAGCGTCCCGTGGCCCGGATGGCCTATAACGAACAGCTCGCCGAGGAGGCGCTTTACGACCTCCTCGAGCTCGACCCGAATTACGTTTCCCGCCCCAAGGGCCGCAGCGCCTGGAGCCTTCTGGCGTGCGTCCACTTCGCTCAGGCCCTTGAAGCCCGTGCGGCGGTCGAGGCGGCCGTCGAGGCGCTGAAGGTCGGCGAGATCGACAAGGCCGAACTCGTCCGCTTCATCCGCGACACGGAGGGCATGAACGACGCCGCGATCAAGCCCCTGGCGGACGAGATCGAGGCCGCCGCGTCGGCCCCGGACGTCCAGTCCGTCGTGGCCAAGTACTTCGATCGCAAGGCCAAGGTGATCCGGGCCAACGTGCTCGGGCAGCTTCCCGGCAAGCGCCATCTCTACGAGGCGCTGGCCCGGTGCCTCGAGGACGGCAACGCCCTGGTGGCCAAGGCGTGCATCGAGGCGATCCAGGAGATGGGCCGGCCCGAGGATCTGCCCGCTCCGCCGCCCCCGCCCGACGCCCCCCGGGAGACCGCCCAGGAGGCCGGCACGCCCAAGGAAGGCGCCGACGGCACGCTGGGGTACCCGCTCATCGAGGCCCTGACCCATGAAGACAAGCGCGTGCGCTACGCGGCCGCCCAGGCCATGGTCGCGCTCAACCCGCAGCGCCGCAAGCTCGGCATGGAGCTCGTCATCCCCAACCTCGTCGACGCGATCGGCGAACAGGGGGTGCGCGTGGCGCTCGTCATCTACGATGTCCAGACCGAAGAGGACCGGAACTTCCTGCTCGGGTTCCGCAAGACCCTTTCGAGCCTGGGGATCTTCCCCGTGGTCGTCTCCTCCGGGGAGGAAGGCGTCCTCAAGGCCAAGCAGTTCCCCACCGAGGACGTCATCTTCATCCAGCGCAAGATCTGCGGCCAGGTCTACTTCCGCGAGACGGCCACCAAGAAGGGAATCGTCGAGACGGTGTTCGACACGCTCCGCGACGACGTGCGCACGCGGCACATCCCGCGCGTCGTGATCGGGGACACCGCCGCCGAGGTGGAGCAGTCCCGCCGCGAGTTCCTGGAGAAGGGCACCGCCTTCGCGGTCATCGGGCGCGACGCCCACAAGCTCGACCTGCAGGCTCTTCTCGAGAAGGCCTTCGACCTGCCGGAGGCCAAGAAGGATTCCAAGGACCGCGCCGACGAAATCGCCCGCGCGGCGGCGGAGACGTTCGCCCGGATCGATCCGGCCCACACGCTGTATCCCTTCCGCGACGCCGTCGAGGCGCTGATCCGGACGGTGAGCCCCGAGATCCTGCGCGAGGATTTCATCCGCATCCCGGCGGCCCGGGCGCTCGGACGCTTCGGCGACCAGCGCGCCGTGGACGTCCTGGCCAAGGTCCTGGCCGACAAGGACGCCGACGCCGAGCGCGCCGCGCGGCAGAAGGGCGTGCGGCTGGCCTGCGCGAAGGCGCTGTCCGAGATCTTCCGGCAGACGGGCGTATCCCCTTCCAAGGAGGTCTTCGACGTCCTCATGCAGAACCTCAAGGACGGGGACTACGAGATCGAGCGGACCTGCGGAGAGGCGCTCGGCAACGCGACGCTCACCGCCGAGCAGCGCCGGGAGCTCTCCAAGTTCCGCCGGCTCCAGCGGGACGCCTACACCGCGGACGACCCGTAA
- the lysA gene encoding diaminopimelate decarboxylase, with protein sequence MDYFRYVRGELMAEEVPVRELAERHGTPLYVYSARTILEHYRKLRDAFAEAPGLPRPPLICYSVKANSNLSILKLMKDEGAGFDVVSGGELFRALKVGADPAKIVFAGVGKTDEEIALALEKGILLFNVESEEELANLEHLAGAAGRTAQAALRVNPDVDPQTHTYISTGKKETKFGVDLERAKKILEGARSLRHVRLSGLHVHIGSQITKVDPYVETLQRILAFLPECRARGAAVEWLDIGGGFGIWYKDKTARPAREIAQAVVPILARTGCSIILEPGRFIVGNAGILLTRVVYVKESGDKKFVICDAGMNDLVRPTLYGAYHRIWPARTEPSVSGEPPDEEQWPGPAAVTDVVGPICESGDFFAKERRLPPLRRGDLVAVFSAGAYGFAMASNYNSHPRPCEVLVSGRQDRVVTARETYEDLVRNERIVSFP encoded by the coding sequence ATGGATTATTTCCGCTACGTCCGCGGCGAGCTCATGGCCGAAGAGGTCCCCGTCCGGGAACTCGCCGAACGGCACGGCACCCCGCTCTACGTCTACTCCGCGCGCACGATCCTGGAGCATTACCGCAAGCTGCGGGACGCGTTCGCCGAGGCGCCGGGCCTTCCGCGGCCGCCCCTCATCTGTTATTCCGTCAAGGCCAACTCCAACCTCTCGATCCTCAAGCTGATGAAGGACGAGGGAGCCGGGTTCGACGTCGTCTCGGGCGGAGAGCTCTTCCGCGCGCTCAAGGTCGGCGCGGATCCCGCAAAGATCGTCTTCGCCGGCGTGGGCAAGACGGACGAGGAGATCGCGCTCGCGCTCGAAAAGGGAATCCTGCTTTTCAACGTCGAAAGCGAGGAGGAGCTGGCGAACCTGGAGCACCTGGCGGGGGCGGCCGGCCGGACCGCCCAGGCGGCGTTGCGCGTGAACCCCGACGTGGATCCCCAGACGCACACCTACATCTCCACGGGCAAGAAGGAAACGAAGTTCGGCGTGGACCTGGAACGGGCCAAGAAGATCCTGGAAGGAGCCCGGTCGCTGCGGCACGTGCGCCTTTCGGGACTGCACGTCCACATCGGCAGCCAGATCACGAAGGTGGACCCTTACGTGGAGACCCTTCAGCGGATCCTGGCCTTCCTCCCCGAGTGCCGCGCCCGCGGCGCCGCGGTCGAATGGCTCGACATCGGCGGCGGCTTCGGGATCTGGTACAAGGACAAGACGGCGCGGCCGGCGCGGGAGATCGCCCAGGCGGTCGTCCCCATCCTGGCCCGCACCGGCTGCTCGATCATCCTGGAGCCCGGCCGGTTCATCGTGGGGAACGCGGGAATCCTCCTCACCCGGGTCGTCTACGTGAAGGAATCGGGGGACAAGAAATTCGTCATTTGCGACGCGGGAATGAACGATCTGGTCCGTCCTACGTTATATGGCGCCTATCACCGCATCTGGCCGGCGCGGACGGAGCCGTCCGTCTCGGGCGAGCCGCCCGACGAGGAGCAATGGCCCGGCCCGGCCGCGGTCACGGACGTCGTGGGGCCGATCTGCGAGAGCGGCGACTTTTTCGCCAAGGAACGCCGCCTCCCCCCGCTGCGGCGGGGCGACCTCGTGGCGGTCTTCTCGGCGGGGGCGTACGGCTTCGCCATGGCCTCCAACTACAACTCGCACCCCCGGCCCTGCGAAGTGCTGGTCTCGGGACGCCAGGACCGGGTGGTCACCGCGCGGGAGACCTACGAGGATCTCGTCCGCAACGAGCGGATCGTGAGCTTCCCGTAG